In the genome of Dermacentor silvarum isolate Dsil-2018 chromosome 1, BIME_Dsil_1.4, whole genome shotgun sequence, one region contains:
- the LOC119450142 gene encoding carboxypeptidase Q has product MRRPTAVLQVLLLLAADAAWAADDQQAYTCNATQLLSSELLAEIRSYAPVVQNIIDYVLRGPERNCTYEELAKFVDRFGARITGSRNLENAIDYMVELLGRQGLDRVYTERVTVPHWVRGNESAWIVRPRMQKLNMLGLGGSVGTSPGGIIAPVLVVRSFEELHSNASKAHGKVVVFDEEFISYGRTVQYRENGAAEAERVGAVAALVRSVTPFSIGSPHTGWMNYDRDEPRIPCASITVEDAQLLRRLQDRGIETQVHIVMDAQNLPLTTSRNTIAELKGTTMPDEVVLVSGHLDSWDVGQGAMDDGGGAFVSWRALALLRRLGLRPRRTLRALLWTGEEEGVWGGRAYYERHGGRPQAQRRLNLVMESDLGTFRPLGLRLAAADPRARCMAAEVLRLFGSINATRLTLGPDGPDIQPWVDAGVPGASLDTANEEYFYFHHTDGDSMTVEDPTNLDLCTALWAASAFVFADLSERLPRP; this is encoded by the exons ATGAGACGCCCCACTGCTGTGCTGCAAGTGCTGCTCCTACTGGCCGCCGATGCGGCGTGGGCGGCCGACGACCAGCAGGCGTACACCTGCAACGCCACGCAGCTCTTGTCCTCCGAGCTCCTTGCAGAGATACGCAGCTACGCGCCGGTAGTGCAGAACATCATCGACTACGTGCTCCGAGGCCCCGAGCGCAACTGTACCTATGAAGAACTGGCCAAGTTTGTGGACCGATTCGGCGCACGCATCACGGGATCGCGGAACCTGGAGAACGCCATCGACTACATGGTGGAGCTCCTGGGCCGCCAGGGACTGGACCGCGTGTACACGGAGCGGGTGACCGTGCCGCATTGGGTGCGCGGCAACGAGTCGGCCTGGATAGTGCGGCCGCGCATGCAAAAGCTCAACATGCTGGGCTTGGGTGGCAGCGTAGGCACGTCGCCCGGTGGAATCATTGCACCGGTGCTGGTAGTCCGGTCATTCGAGGAGCTGCATTCGAACGCCTCAAAG GCCCACGGTAAGGTGGTGGTGTTCGACGAGGAGTTCATCAGCTACGGGCGCACCGTGCAGTACCGCGAGAACGGCGCCGCCGAGGCCGAGCGAGTGGGCGCCGTGGCCGCGCTGGTGCGCTCGGTGACGCCCTTTTCCATCGGGAGCCCGCACACGGGGTGGATGAACTACGACCGCGACGAGCCTCGCATCCCGTGCGCCTCCATCACCGTCGAGGACGCGCAGCTGCTCCGAAGGCTCCAGGACAGAG gtaTAGAGACTCAAGTCCACATAGTAATGGATGCACAAAATCTGCCGCTCACCACATCGAGGAATACTATAGCTGAACTAAAAGGCACAACCATGCCTGACGAG GTGGTGCTCGTGAGCGGCCACCTGGACTCGTGGGACGTGGGCCAGGGTGCCATGGACGACGGTGGTGGCGCCTTCGTCTCGTGGCGGGCGCTGGCGCTGCTGCGGAGGCTGGGCCTGCGGccgcggcgcacgctgcgcgcCTTGCTCTGGACGGGCGAAGAGGAGGGCGTGTGGGGCGGCCGCGCCTACTACGAGCGTCATGGCGGCCGGCCCCAGGCACAGCGCCGGCTCAACCTGGTCATGGAGTCCGACCTGGGCACGTTCCGGCCGCTGGGGCTCAGACTGGCGGCCGCCGACCCGCGCGCGCGCTGCATGGCCGCCGAGGTGCTGCGCCTGTTCGGCTCCATCAACGCGACGCGACTGACGCTGGGGCCCGACGGGCCGGATATCCAGCCCTGGGTCGACGCCGGAGTGCCGGGCGCCTCGCTGGACACGGCCAACGAGGAATACTTCTACTTCCACCACACAGACGGCGACTCCATGACCGTCGAAGACCCGACCAACCTGGATTTGTGCACCGCCCTATGGGCGGCTTCCGCCTTCGTCTTCGCTGACCTCAGCGAGCGCCTGCCGCGGCCGTAG